The Castanea sativa cultivar Marrone di Chiusa Pesio chromosome 11, ASM4071231v1 genome contains a region encoding:
- the LOC142614463 gene encoding uncharacterized protein LOC142614463 gives MFKNTFQSGFLSILYSLGSKPLQIWDKEAASGHVKRPQDEDIQSNVLEIIGSNIQSTYITCPADPAATLGIKLPFLVIIVKNLKKYFTFEIQVLDDKNVRRRFRASNFQAVTRVKPYICTMPLRMDEGWNQIQLNLADFTRRAYGTNYVETLRVQVHANCRLRRIYFSDRLYSEEELPPEFKLYLPMQKA, from the exons atgtttaagaacACCTTCCAGTCTGGATTTCTGTCCATCTTATACAGCCTTGG GAGTAAACCTTTGCAGATATGGGATAAAGAAG CTGCCAGTGGCCATGTAAAGCGACCGCAGGATGAAGACATACAATCTAATGTCCTTGAAATAATTGGATCAAATATCCAGTCAACTTACATCACTTGCCCGGCTGATCCAGCTGCAACACTTGGTATAAAACTACCATTTTTGGTTATTATTGTGAAGAATCTAAAGAAATACTTTACATTTGAGATTCAAGTCCTGGATGATAAGAATGTCAGGCGGCGTTTCCGAGCTTCGAATTTTCAA gCTGTCACTCGTGTGAAACCTTACATCTGCACCATGCCACTGAGGATGGATGAGGGCTGGAATCAAATCCAGTTGAATCTTGCTGATTTTACCAGGAGAGCATATGGGACTAATTATGTTGAGACACTGCGTGTTCAGGTTCATGCAAACTGCCGTCTGAGGAGGATATATTTCTCAGACCGCCTGTATTCAGAAGAAGAGCTCCCCCCAGAGTTTAAATTATATCTTCCAATGCAG AAAGCATGA
- the LOC142615074 gene encoding protein MIZU-KUSSEI 1 has protein sequence MAVSKPQAPSLPPPPPPPAAVEGKPPPTYIRQPISLQPSHNKKNHPSKSNLLFRRFRSVFRSFPIINIPSCKMPVSLHGGRSNDGHVHGGTRMTGTLFGFRKARVNLAIQENSRCLPVLLLELAIPTGKLLQDMGMGLVRVALECEKHPNEKTKIIDEPIWSLYCNGRKSGYAVKREATDDDLNVMQMLHAVSMGAGVLPSEVTSDQQENGDLMYMRAHFERVVGSKDSETYYMMNPDGNNGPELSIFFVRI, from the coding sequence ATGGCGGTGTCAAAGCCACAAGCGCCATCACTACCACCGCCACCACCGCCACCAGCAGCCGTAGAGGGCAAGCCCCCACCTACATATATCCGGCAGCCTATCTCCCTCCAACCATCACATAATAAAAAGAACCACCCTTCAAAATCTAACCTGCTTTTCAGGCGTTTCCGATCAGTTTTCCGGTCATTTCCAATAATAAACATCCCGTCGTGCAAAATGCCCGTCTCTCTACACGGTGGCCGGTCCAACGACGGGCACGTTCACGGAGGGACACGCATGACAGGGACCCTTTTCGGGTTTCGTAAGGCTAGGGTGAACCTTGCCATCCAAGAAAACTCTAGGTGTTTGCCTGTTCTTCTTCTTGAGCTTGCAATTCCTACAGGGAAGCTTTTACAGGACATGGGAATGGGGCTTGTAAGGGTTGCACTTGAATGTGAGAAGCACCCGAATGAGAAGACCAAGATTATCGACGAGCCCATATGGAGCTTGTATTGCAATGGGAGAAAATCAGGGTATGCTGTGAAGAGAGAGGCAACAGATGATGATTTGAATGTGATGCAAATGCTGCATGCAGTGTCAATGGGAGCTGGGGTTCTTCCAAGTGAAGTAACTTCGGATCAACAAGAGAATGGTGATTTGATGTACATGAGAGCGCATTTTGAACGTGTTGTTGGATCGAAAGACTCCGAGACATACTATATGATGAATCCTGATGGCAACAATGGCCCTGAATTGAGTATCTTCTTCGTTAGAATATAA
- the LOC142617116 gene encoding protein LNK3-like — MEWYLGSGFDDLAVPKDQELPDRLPSPESWSKWGISASESFRSPYKCFDMDENSTQQEVNFNGEKDQSCGSSMCEGLSEECFNWRTHSRDLPDCQLNDLAGFEQMNDIFLSSLLEDLPETENLDESFYFSPESDYGMMAIDNLDSQSISSDAENIMGSSKYLKRHAFSPPMGWDNGDVTAVQFIPCNTEQLDCPREKESYGKDMVSSEQNEMDGTLGQDTSLEESVLHELELVMEQLPEKTRICFRDALYRLAKNSKPHMETLSDDGYLVMEKSPPLTTQDVTMRSESKKAVESETNTIDRAIANLMFNKTDASVREVREFSSAASVSSNEGVSGDTQPPVNSKQEVMRATGPQNYSSNQPKIHHFPDQQILAGDAEVPTLFQIDPRETNHKKNTEKVNVNYRNPAEKRKSFVLDFGSVI, encoded by the exons ATGGAGTGGTATCTTGGGAGTGGATTTGATGATCTTGCTGTTCCCAAAGATCAAGAATTACCAGATAGGCTTCCATCACCAGAAAGCTGGTCAAAATGGGGGATAAGTGCATCTGAAAGTTTCAGGTCACCTTACAAATGCTTTGACATGGATGAAAATTCTACCCAACAAGAAGTTAACTTCAATGGTGAAAAAGATCAGTCCTGTGGTTCAAGCATGTGTGAAGGATTGTCAGAGGAGTGTTTTAATTGGAGAACACATTCGCGTGACCTGCCTGACTGCCAGCTCAATGACTTAGCGGGATTCGAACAAATGAATGACATTTTCTT GAGTTCCTTACTTGAAGATCTGCCAGAGACAGAAAATCTAGATGAATCATTTTACTTTTCTCCTGAATCTGACTATGGCATGATGGCCATTGACAATCTAGATTCACAAAGTATCTCAAGTGATGCAGAAAATATCATGGGAAGCTCAAAGTATCTCAAAAGACATGCCTTTTCTCCACCAATGGGGTGGGATAATGGAGATGTTACCGCTGTGCAGTTTATTCCATGCAACACAGAACAACTAGATTGCCCAAGAGAAAAG GAATCATATGGAAAGGACATGGTCTCTTCTGAGCAAAATGAAATGGATGGGACTTTGGGTCAGGATACATCACTTGAAGAATCTGTATTGCATGAGCTTGAACTGGTGATGGAACAG TTGCCAGAGAAGACCCGGATTTGCTTTCGGGATGCCTTGTACCGCCTTGCAAAGAACTCAAAACCCCACATGGAAACACTTAGCGATGATGGATACCTTGTGATGGAAAAGTCCCCTCCATTGACAACTCAAGATGTAACAATGAG GTCTGAAAGTAAGAAAGCAGTGGAGTCGGAGACCAATACCATTGATCGAGCCATTGCAAATCTCATGTTCAATAAAACAGACGCTAGTGTAAGAGAAGTAAGAGAATTTTCCAGCGCAGCATCAGTTAGCTCGAACGAAGGAGTATCTGGAGACACCCAACCACCAGTAAACTCCAAGCAAGAAGTCATGAGAGCAACTGGGCCACAAAACTACAGCTCGAATCAACCCAAAATCCATCATTTTCCGGACCAACAAATTTTAGCTGGGGATGCAGAAGTCCCGACCCTTTTTCAAATAGATCCACGGGAAACAAATCATAAAAAGAACACTGAAAAAGTAAATGTGAACTACAGAAATCCTGCAGAGAAGAGGAAGTCTTTTGTACTGGACTTTGGTTCTGTGATATGA